One genomic segment of Peribacillus sp. FSL H8-0477 includes these proteins:
- a CDS encoding RicAFT regulatory complex protein RicA family protein: MATYTKEDIIERAAELAKMIASTEEVDFFKRAEAQINDNQKVREMIASIKSLQKQAVNFQHYGKEKAYNQVQAKIDALQKEIDELPIVEEFKQSQVDVNDLLQMVSSQISNTVTDLIIEATEGDLLSGETGSKVRAGGNSCS; the protein is encoded by the coding sequence ATGGCAACTTATACAAAAGAAGATATTATTGAACGAGCAGCAGAGCTGGCAAAAATGATTGCAAGTACGGAAGAAGTCGATTTCTTCAAGCGTGCTGAAGCACAGATAAATGATAATCAAAAAGTGCGCGAAATGATTGCTAGCATCAAGAGCTTGCAAAAACAAGCCGTGAATTTCCAGCATTACGGAAAAGAAAAAGCATATAACCAAGTACAAGCAAAAATTGATGCCTTGCAAAAAGAAATTGATGAACTGCCAATCGTAGAAGAGTTTAAGCAATCTCAAGTCGATGTAAATGATCTTCTGCAGATGGTTTCATCGCAGATTTCTAATACAGTAACGGATCTAATTATTGAAGCGACAGAAGGTGACCTTTTGAGTGGGGAAACCGGTTCAAAGGTACGTGCTGGCGGGAATAGCTGTTCATAA
- the miaB gene encoding tRNA (N6-isopentenyl adenosine(37)-C2)-methylthiotransferase MiaB: MNEKQRLESQQVHAEQPTDKISEKDYSSYFQTVYVPPSLRDAKKRGKEEVKYEKDFTIAEKFRDMGKGRKFFIRTYGCQMNEHDTEVMAGIFIALGYEATNTVDDANVILLNTCAIRENAENKVFGELGHLKTLKTERPDLLLGVCGCMSQEESVVNRILAKHSFVDMIFGTHNIHRLPQILNEAYLSKEMVIEVWSKEGDVIENLPKVRKGKTKAWVNIMYGCDKFCTYCIVPYTRGKERSRRPEEIIQEVRQLASQGYKEITLLGQNVNAYGKDFTDSSYGLGDLMDEMRKIDIPRVRFTTSHPRDFDDHLIEVLAKGGNLVDHIHLPVQSGSTDILKIMARKYSREQYLELVAKIKEAIPNVSLTTDIIVGYPNETEEQFEETMSLFREVGFDAAYTFIYSPREGTPAAKMVDNVPMEVKKERLQRLNALVNETSAQKMDAYMGQIVEVLVEGESKKNPDVLAGYTSKNKLVNFIGPKSAIGQLVSVKITGTKTWSLNGNMVEEAAAIRMES, from the coding sequence TTGAACGAAAAACAGCGTCTAGAATCACAGCAAGTGCATGCTGAACAACCCACGGACAAAATATCCGAAAAGGACTACAGCAGCTACTTTCAGACTGTATACGTCCCTCCATCTTTGAGGGATGCAAAAAAGCGCGGCAAAGAAGAAGTTAAATATGAAAAAGATTTTACCATCGCCGAGAAATTCCGCGATATGGGTAAAGGACGTAAATTTTTCATTCGTACATATGGCTGCCAAATGAATGAACACGATACAGAAGTTATGGCTGGGATTTTTATCGCACTTGGCTATGAAGCTACGAATACAGTCGATGATGCAAATGTTATTCTTCTAAACACTTGTGCGATTCGAGAGAACGCTGAAAATAAGGTATTTGGCGAGCTTGGCCATTTGAAAACACTAAAAACAGAAAGACCGGATTTATTATTAGGTGTTTGTGGATGTATGTCTCAGGAAGAATCAGTCGTTAATCGTATACTTGCCAAGCATTCATTCGTTGATATGATTTTCGGTACGCATAATATCCATCGTCTGCCGCAAATTCTTAATGAAGCCTACCTTTCAAAGGAAATGGTCATTGAGGTTTGGTCCAAAGAAGGCGATGTGATCGAGAATCTTCCTAAGGTTCGAAAGGGCAAAACGAAAGCATGGGTTAATATCATGTATGGCTGCGACAAGTTTTGCACCTACTGTATTGTCCCGTACACACGGGGGAAAGAAAGAAGCCGCCGCCCAGAAGAAATCATTCAAGAAGTGCGCCAGTTGGCATCACAGGGCTATAAAGAAATTACATTGCTTGGACAAAATGTGAATGCGTATGGGAAAGATTTCACAGACAGCAGTTATGGTCTCGGTGATTTAATGGATGAAATGCGTAAGATTGATATTCCAAGAGTCCGTTTTACCACGAGCCACCCAAGAGACTTTGATGATCACTTGATTGAAGTTCTCGCAAAAGGCGGAAACCTTGTCGATCATATCCATCTTCCTGTACAATCAGGAAGCACAGACATTTTAAAAATCATGGCTCGTAAGTATTCACGTGAGCAGTATTTAGAACTTGTTGCAAAAATAAAAGAGGCAATTCCCAATGTTTCATTGACGACTGATATTATTGTCGGCTATCCTAATGAAACGGAAGAACAATTTGAGGAAACGATGTCTCTATTCCGTGAAGTAGGATTTGACGCCGCTTATACATTCATTTATTCACCACGAGAAGGCACACCGGCTGCTAAAATGGTAGATAACGTCCCAATGGAAGTGAAAAAAGAGCGTTTGCAGCGGCTTAATGCTTTGGTGAATGAAACATCTGCTCAAAAAATGGATGCGTATATGGGACAGATTGTCGAAGTGTTAGTAGAAGGTGAAAGTAAGAAGAATCCGGATGTTTTGGCCGGATATACATCAAAAAATAAACTGGTAAACTTCATTGGACCTAAATCCGCTATTGGCCAGCTTGTTTCTGTGAAAATTACAGGTACAAAAACATGGTCATTAAATGGAAATATGGTCGAAGAAGCTGCCGCAATAAGGATGGAAAGCTAA
- a CDS encoding glycine C-acetyltransferase, whose protein sequence is MQGFNDLQEELDRMRKEGTFRQLVTLQSEQGARVVINGREVIQLSSNNYLGLTNHPRLKQAAIKAIEKYGAGTGSVRTIAGTLTMHQELEKKLAAYKHTEASLVFQSGFTTNQGVLSAVLSEDDVVISDELNHASIIDGIRLTKAARSVYKHMDMLSLESALADTQNYRKRLIVTDGVFSMDGTIAPLPKIVKLAEKYDALIMVDDAHASGVLGENGRGTVNHFGLDGKVDIQVGTLSKAMGVLGGYVAGPQVLIDYIIHKGRPFLFSTSHPPAVTMACMEAVNVLIEEPKRIEKLWTNSEFFKQGLRSLGFDTGKSETPITPVMIGDEALTLKLADKLLENGVFAQGIVFPTVAKGQARIRTIVTSQHSKADLEQALRAFEKAGMELSIIR, encoded by the coding sequence ATGCAAGGCTTCAACGATTTACAGGAAGAATTAGATAGGATGAGGAAAGAGGGAACATTTCGCCAATTAGTTACCCTTCAGTCCGAACAAGGGGCAAGGGTAGTGATCAACGGGAGGGAAGTCATCCAGCTTTCATCTAATAATTATCTAGGTTTAACCAATCACCCCCGTTTGAAACAGGCCGCCATAAAGGCCATTGAAAAGTATGGAGCAGGAACAGGTTCTGTACGAACAATTGCCGGGACGCTCACTATGCATCAGGAGCTAGAAAAGAAACTAGCTGCCTATAAGCATACGGAGGCATCTCTTGTCTTTCAATCGGGTTTTACAACGAATCAAGGTGTACTTTCAGCGGTATTAAGTGAGGACGACGTAGTCATCTCTGATGAATTAAATCATGCGTCCATTATTGATGGCATCCGCCTAACGAAAGCTGCACGATCGGTCTATAAACATATGGATATGCTTTCTTTAGAAAGTGCCTTGGCTGATACCCAAAATTACCGTAAACGCTTAATTGTTACAGATGGTGTTTTTTCAATGGATGGTACGATTGCACCGCTGCCGAAGATTGTAAAACTTGCCGAGAAATATGATGCACTAATTATGGTAGATGATGCTCATGCATCAGGTGTCTTGGGTGAAAATGGCCGTGGAACCGTCAATCATTTTGGACTGGATGGAAAGGTAGACATACAGGTAGGAACTTTAAGTAAAGCGATGGGGGTTTTAGGTGGATATGTCGCCGGACCGCAGGTTTTAATTGACTATATCATTCATAAGGGACGTCCATTTCTATTCAGTACTTCTCACCCTCCCGCTGTAACAATGGCCTGTATGGAGGCAGTCAATGTGTTAATTGAAGAGCCGAAACGAATCGAAAAACTCTGGACGAATAGTGAATTCTTCAAACAGGGGCTGCGGAGTTTGGGGTTTGATACGGGTAAAAGTGAAACGCCGATTACGCCGGTTATGATTGGAGATGAAGCACTGACCTTAAAATTAGCGGATAAACTGCTGGAAAATGGCGTTTTCGCTCAGGGGATCGTTTTCCCCACGGTTGCGAAAGGGCAGGCAAGGATCAGGACGATTGTGACATCCCAGCACAGCAAAGCAGACTTAGAGCAGGCATTGCGGGCATTTGAGAAAGCAGGAATGGAGCTGAGTATTATTCGTTAA
- the mutS gene encoding DNA mismatch repair protein MutS has translation MAGYTPMIQQYLKIKAEYQDAFLFFRLGDFYEMFFDDAISASKELEITLTGREGGTQEKIPMCGIPYHAAANYIDVLIERGYKVAICEQVEDAKVAKGMVRREVVQLITPGTKMDGKGLDEKENNYIATVTDFHNQSFGFAYTDLSTGESRTTVIEGRFDDLFNELSTIGAKEVVIASDFNSEWQKNMKDRGIAVLSFEDQIEDRESSFEKLLTILKDHKHRETIARLLNYLYRTQKRSLDHLQPVEPYEINHYMKLDYYSKRNLELTETIRSKGKKGSLLWLLDETQTAMGGRLLKQWIDRPLIAKTQIEGRQQLVGTLIAHYFERQDIRDRLKEVYDLERLAGRVAFGNVNGRDLNQLKRSLEQVPYIKQIVSAMDNETMSKLTERLDACEEVTDLLEQALVDNPPLSIKEGNIIRDGFNKELDTYRDASRNGKSWMAALERKEREASGIKSLKIGYNRVFGYFIEVTRANLHLLEEGRYERKQTLSNAERFITPELKEKEALILQAEEKSISLEYDLFLSVREQVKEYIPRLQALARAVSELDVLQCFATISEERHYEKPVFSDERRMMITDGRHPVVEKVLDSQEYVPNDCQMNREREMLLITGPNMSGKSTYMRQVALIAILAQIGCYVPASEAVLPIFDKVFTRIGAADDLISGQSTFMVEMLEAKNAITNATENSLILFDEIGRGTSTYDGMALAQAIIEYIHSEIGAKTLFSTHYHELTVLSEGLPMLENVHVSAIEQNGHVVFLHKIKEGAADKSYGIHVAKLAELPAMLIDRATAILTELEKGDGGKPVLAVSSVSKKAPVKQEAVLTAAEEAAQLSFFAEPNGVKQSAASPKEKKVLEELKSMEVLDMTPLDAINILYKLQKKLKS, from the coding sequence ATGGCTGGATACACACCAATGATTCAACAATACTTAAAAATAAAGGCAGAGTACCAGGATGCCTTTTTATTTTTTCGTTTAGGCGATTTTTATGAAATGTTTTTTGATGATGCGATTTCAGCATCAAAGGAACTTGAAATAACCCTGACTGGGCGTGAAGGGGGAACGCAGGAAAAGATCCCTATGTGCGGAATCCCGTATCATGCTGCAGCAAATTATATAGATGTTTTGATTGAAAGAGGCTACAAGGTAGCTATTTGTGAACAAGTTGAAGATGCGAAGGTTGCCAAAGGGATGGTTCGGCGGGAAGTAGTCCAGTTGATTACGCCTGGAACGAAAATGGATGGAAAAGGGTTAGATGAAAAAGAAAACAACTACATTGCGACCGTTACGGATTTTCATAATCAGAGTTTTGGATTTGCTTATACAGACTTATCGACGGGTGAAAGCAGGACAACCGTTATTGAAGGACGATTTGATGATCTGTTTAATGAGCTTTCAACTATAGGAGCAAAAGAAGTTGTAATAGCCAGCGATTTTAATAGCGAATGGCAGAAGAATATGAAAGACCGTGGAATAGCCGTTTTATCATTTGAAGATCAAATTGAGGATAGAGAATCATCATTTGAGAAATTACTAACAATCTTGAAGGATCATAAACACCGTGAAACAATCGCAAGGCTTTTGAATTACCTTTATCGGACGCAAAAACGGAGTTTAGACCATCTTCAACCGGTAGAGCCATATGAAATCAATCATTATATGAAATTGGATTACTATTCAAAGCGTAATTTAGAGTTGACCGAAACGATTCGTTCGAAAGGGAAAAAAGGCTCACTTTTATGGCTGTTGGATGAAACACAAACGGCGATGGGAGGCAGACTCCTTAAACAATGGATTGACCGTCCTTTAATCGCAAAAACGCAGATTGAAGGAAGACAGCAGCTGGTCGGCACGTTAATTGCTCATTATTTCGAACGGCAGGATATCCGTGATCGGTTAAAAGAAGTCTATGATTTAGAGAGATTGGCAGGAAGAGTTGCGTTCGGTAACGTCAATGGCAGGGATCTTAATCAGTTGAAACGTTCACTCGAGCAGGTTCCGTATATTAAACAAATTGTTTCAGCAATGGATAATGAAACAATGAGCAAACTCACAGAACGACTGGATGCATGCGAAGAAGTAACAGATTTGCTTGAACAAGCGCTTGTCGACAATCCGCCGTTATCGATTAAAGAAGGCAATATCATTCGTGATGGCTTTAATAAAGAACTTGATACGTACCGAGATGCAAGCCGTAACGGGAAGTCTTGGATGGCTGCACTCGAACGCAAGGAACGTGAAGCTTCCGGCATTAAGTCGTTAAAAATCGGCTATAATCGTGTATTTGGCTATTTCATAGAAGTTACACGGGCAAATCTCCATCTGCTTGAAGAAGGCAGATATGAGCGAAAACAAACGTTGTCGAATGCAGAACGGTTTATTACCCCTGAACTGAAAGAAAAGGAAGCCTTGATCCTCCAAGCTGAGGAAAAAAGCATCAGTTTAGAATATGACTTATTCTTGTCCGTCCGTGAACAAGTCAAAGAGTATATTCCAAGGCTTCAGGCCCTTGCACGTGCCGTTAGTGAGCTCGATGTCCTTCAGTGTTTTGCGACAATCAGTGAAGAGCGTCATTATGAAAAGCCTGTCTTTTCAGATGAACGGCGAATGATGATTACAGATGGGCGGCATCCAGTGGTCGAAAAGGTGCTGGATTCACAAGAGTATGTACCAAATGATTGTCAGATGAACCGTGAGCGTGAAATGTTGTTAATTACAGGTCCAAATATGTCAGGTAAAAGTACGTATATGAGGCAGGTTGCACTCATCGCTATTTTAGCTCAAATCGGTTGTTATGTGCCTGCTTCTGAAGCGGTTTTGCCTATTTTTGATAAAGTATTCACCAGAATTGGTGCAGCAGATGATTTGATTTCTGGACAAAGTACCTTCATGGTTGAGATGTTAGAAGCGAAGAATGCGATTACCAATGCAACGGAGAATAGTCTAATATTATTTGATGAAATTGGCCGCGGGACCTCAACCTATGATGGAATGGCTCTAGCGCAAGCTATTATTGAATACATTCATAGTGAAATTGGCGCCAAAACGCTGTTCTCTACGCATTATCATGAACTGACTGTACTATCCGAGGGATTGCCGATGCTGGAAAATGTCCATGTAAGTGCGATTGAACAAAATGGACATGTCGTCTTCCTTCATAAAATAAAAGAAGGCGCAGCAGATAAGAGCTACGGAATTCATGTGGCTAAGCTTGCTGAGCTGCCTGCCATGCTGATTGATCGGGCAACTGCGATTTTAACGGAACTGGAAAAGGGCGATGGAGGGAAACCTGTTTTAGCTGTTTCTTCTGTGAGTAAAAAAGCACCTGTTAAGCAAGAGGCTGTACTGACGGCTGCAGAAGAAGCGGCTCAGTTATCCTTCTTTGCCGAACCGAATGGAGTCAAACAAAGTGCTGCGAGTCCTAAAGAAAAAAAAGTGCTTGAAGAATTAAAAAGTATGGAAGTGCTTGATATGACACCGCTCGATGCAATCAATATCTTATATAAACTGCAAAAAAAATTAAAATCGTAA
- a CDS encoding outer spore coat protein CotE has translation MSDYREIITKAVVAKGRKFTKSSHTISPAHHPSSILGCWIINHRYEAIKVGKKVEIRGSYEINVWYSHNHNTKTEVVTEKVQYTDVLSLKYRDPDCHEDQEVIAKAVQQPNCIEASISPDGKKIVVQVEREFFVEVIGETKVCVAVSPDGCSDDDWGYDPDDDFEDLDPDFLVEFEDE, from the coding sequence ATGTCAGATTATAGAGAGATAATAACTAAAGCGGTGGTGGCAAAGGGACGTAAATTTACAAAGTCTTCACACACCATTAGCCCAGCTCATCATCCGTCAAGCATTCTTGGGTGTTGGATTATCAACCATAGATATGAAGCGATTAAGGTTGGTAAGAAAGTGGAAATCCGCGGCAGCTACGAAATCAATGTTTGGTATTCGCATAATCATAATACAAAAACAGAAGTCGTAACTGAAAAGGTACAATATACTGATGTTTTATCGTTAAAGTACCGTGACCCGGATTGTCATGAAGATCAAGAAGTTATAGCGAAAGCGGTCCAACAGCCAAACTGTATTGAAGCATCTATTTCTCCTGATGGGAAAAAGATTGTCGTTCAAGTAGAGCGGGAATTCTTTGTAGAGGTGATTGGCGAAACGAAAGTATGTGTCGCCGTTAGTCCTGATGGATGCAGTGATGATGATTGGGGCTATGACCCAGATGACGATTTTGAAGATCTGGATCCTGACTTCCTTGTTGAATTTGAGGACGAATAA
- the tdh gene encoding L-threonine 3-dehydrogenase codes for MNGKMQAIIKHQYGYGAELQMIDIPDYTDDEVLIRVNAASICGTDVHIYTWDEWSQNRVHPPFIFGHEFSGEVVGLGAKVTSLKKGDFVSAETHLVCGFCQQCLAGLYHICKNTKIIGVDTHGCFAEYIVLPAKNVWRNPKDMPAEVASIQEPMGNAVHTVLSGEVVGKIVAIIGCGPIGMMAAGVAKAAGAAEVIALDINEYRLNLAKRMGATRTINSAKEDPLQVIDRVTSGNGVDVVCEMSGNPAAINQGLKMVTNGGRVSILSLPTRPVEIDITEDIVFKGITIQGITGRRMFQTWQQVSRLLTTRQVDVLPIITHSFPLREFERGFDLMIEGKCGKVILHPQHG; via the coding sequence GTGAATGGGAAAATGCAAGCCATTATAAAACATCAATATGGCTATGGTGCTGAATTACAAATGATCGATATTCCGGATTATACGGATGATGAGGTTTTAATAAGAGTAAACGCAGCTTCTATCTGCGGCACTGATGTTCATATTTATACTTGGGATGAATGGTCACAGAATCGAGTACATCCACCCTTTATATTTGGTCACGAATTTTCTGGTGAAGTGGTCGGTCTCGGTGCCAAAGTAACTTCTCTCAAGAAAGGTGACTTTGTATCTGCAGAAACACATTTAGTCTGTGGATTTTGTCAGCAGTGTTTGGCAGGTCTTTATCATATATGTAAAAATACCAAAATTATTGGGGTAGATACTCATGGTTGCTTTGCTGAATATATTGTTTTACCAGCAAAAAATGTCTGGAGAAATCCAAAAGATATGCCCGCGGAGGTTGCTTCCATTCAGGAACCGATGGGGAATGCCGTTCATACCGTTCTTTCTGGGGAGGTTGTAGGAAAAATAGTTGCGATTATAGGCTGCGGGCCAATTGGGATGATGGCGGCAGGTGTCGCTAAGGCCGCAGGGGCAGCGGAAGTTATTGCTCTTGACATAAACGAGTACAGACTGAATCTCGCAAAGAGAATGGGAGCAACACGTACGATTAATTCGGCAAAAGAAGATCCGCTGCAGGTTATCGATCGAGTAACATCAGGCAATGGAGTAGACGTGGTTTGTGAAATGAGCGGGAACCCTGCAGCGATAAATCAAGGTCTTAAAATGGTTACTAACGGCGGGAGGGTATCTATTTTAAGTCTGCCGACACGCCCAGTTGAAATTGATATTACAGAAGACATCGTTTTTAAAGGGATCACGATTCAAGGGATAACAGGACGGAGAATGTTTCAAACCTGGCAGCAAGTTTCACGTTTGCTTACAACAAGACAGGTCGATGTATTACCCATCATAACGCACTCATTTCCGCTGAGGGAATTTGAGAGAGGCTTTGATCTCATGATAGAAGGCAAATGCGGTAAGGTAATCCTTCATCCGCAGCATGGATAA
- the mutL gene encoding DNA mismatch repair endonuclease MutL, which translates to MGKIVQLDESLSNKIAAGEVVERPASVVKELLENAIDANSTIIEIEIEEAGLSKIRIIDNGDGIMDDDVKRAFQRHATSKIKDEHDLFRIRTLGFRGEALPSIASVSIFELKTSTGDGPGTRILLEGGAIKEYEASSSRKGTDISVSGLFYNTPARLKYMKTIHTELGNISDIVNRLALSHPEVSFRLTHNEKKLLHTNGNGDVRQVLSAIYGINIARKMIPINGETLDFKISGYLALPEITRASRNYISTMINGRFIKNYALAKAISEGYHTLLPIGRFPVVLLSIEMDPILVDVNVHPSKMEVRLSKEQELGLLITQTIKEAFKERVLIPAGFAPVKKEQPVSEQTAFDLDHVVKTGKDILAKGQQQAALIRETIEKEQQLINQEVLPQSTNQAFVMPDENEDPFSTDVDFLNDNAAQEDVFEEEGQQPAYQQVEKNAPRVPPLYPIGQMHGTYIFAQNENGLYLIDQHAAQERIKYEYFSEKVGRVENELQEMLVPMTFEFSSDECMRIEEHKEELEKVGVFLEEFGHNAFIVRAHPQWFPTGIEQEIIEDMIEQLLTMKKVDVKKLREEAAIMMSCKASIKANRHLRNDEIQALLDELRRTTDPFTCPHGRPIIIHYSIYDMEKMFKRVM; encoded by the coding sequence GTGGGGAAGATTGTTCAGCTGGATGAGTCTTTATCCAATAAAATTGCAGCCGGAGAAGTAGTCGAACGCCCTGCCTCAGTTGTAAAGGAATTGCTGGAGAATGCCATTGATGCAAACAGCACTATCATTGAAATTGAGATTGAAGAAGCAGGACTAAGCAAGATTCGAATTATTGATAATGGTGACGGGATTATGGATGACGATGTCAAACGAGCATTCCAACGGCATGCAACCAGTAAGATTAAGGACGAACATGATTTATTTAGAATACGAACGCTTGGCTTCCGCGGGGAAGCTCTGCCAAGTATTGCGTCTGTGTCTATTTTTGAGTTGAAAACAAGTACAGGTGACGGTCCAGGAACAAGGATTCTGCTTGAAGGCGGAGCGATTAAGGAATATGAAGCTTCTTCAAGTCGAAAAGGGACAGATATTAGTGTATCGGGGTTATTTTACAATACTCCAGCGCGTCTAAAATATATGAAAACCATTCATACTGAACTCGGTAATATTAGTGATATCGTCAATAGATTAGCGCTTTCGCATCCCGAAGTATCATTTCGGTTAACGCATAATGAGAAGAAGTTACTTCATACCAATGGAAACGGTGATGTCCGGCAGGTGTTGTCAGCTATTTATGGAATAAACATTGCACGGAAAATGATTCCAATAAACGGTGAAACGTTAGATTTTAAGATATCCGGCTATCTTGCCCTGCCAGAAATTACTCGAGCTTCGCGTAATTATATTTCAACGATGATAAACGGTCGCTTTATCAAAAATTATGCACTGGCTAAGGCTATTTCTGAAGGGTATCATACGTTGCTTCCAATCGGCAGGTTTCCAGTCGTACTGTTGTCAATTGAGATGGATCCGATTTTGGTTGATGTAAATGTACATCCGTCCAAGATGGAAGTCAGGCTCAGTAAAGAACAAGAACTAGGATTATTAATTACCCAAACGATTAAAGAAGCTTTTAAAGAGCGTGTCCTGATTCCAGCAGGCTTTGCACCTGTAAAAAAAGAACAGCCTGTCTCGGAACAAACCGCATTTGATTTAGATCATGTTGTAAAAACGGGTAAAGATATTCTTGCCAAGGGGCAGCAACAAGCTGCACTTATTCGGGAAACGATTGAAAAAGAACAGCAGCTTATCAATCAAGAAGTACTTCCACAAAGCACGAATCAAGCATTTGTTATGCCAGACGAGAATGAAGATCCTTTTTCAACAGATGTGGATTTCCTGAATGACAATGCTGCACAAGAGGATGTTTTCGAAGAAGAAGGGCAGCAACCGGCTTATCAACAGGTAGAAAAGAATGCTCCAAGAGTACCGCCGCTTTATCCAATTGGACAAATGCACGGAACGTATATATTTGCTCAAAATGAAAATGGCTTATACCTCATTGATCAGCACGCTGCACAAGAACGAATAAAATATGAATATTTTTCCGAAAAAGTAGGCAGAGTTGAAAATGAATTGCAGGAAATGCTTGTTCCGATGACCTTTGAATTTTCCTCTGACGAATGCATGCGCATTGAAGAGCATAAAGAAGAACTTGAAAAGGTAGGCGTCTTCCTAGAAGAATTCGGGCACAATGCCTTCATTGTACGTGCCCATCCACAATGGTTTCCGACCGGAATTGAACAGGAAATTATCGAAGATATGATTGAACAACTGCTGACCATGAAGAAGGTCGATGTAAAAAAACTTCGTGAAGAAGCGGCTATTATGATGAGCTGTAAAGCATCAATCAAAGCCAACCGCCACCTGCGAAATGATGAAATTCAAGCCCTGCTTGATGAACTAAGACGCACCACCGACCCCTTCACGTGTCCGCATGGTCGTCCAATCATCATTCACTATTCGATTTACGATATGGAGAAAATGTTCAAACGAGTGATGTAA
- a CDS encoding 2-oxoacid:ferredoxin oxidoreductase subunit beta, whose translation MATFKEFRNNVKPNWCPGCGDFSVQAAIQRAAANVGLVPDELAIVSGIGCSGRISGYIKSYGFHGIHGRCLPIAQGVKMANRELTVIASGGDGDGFAIGMGHTIHSIRRNIDITYIVMDNQIYGLTKGQTSPRSAAGFKTKSTPKGSIEQAVSPMELALSAGATFVAQSFSTDLKDLTAIIEAGIRHKGFSLINVFSPCVTYNKINTYEWFKENLTKLSTIDQYDPSDKQQAMQTIMEHDGLVTGIIYQDTDRQSYQELIPGFKEEGLSKADLNFSQEAFDQMAGEFM comes from the coding sequence ATGGCGACGTTTAAAGAATTTCGTAACAATGTGAAGCCTAACTGGTGTCCAGGATGCGGAGATTTCTCTGTTCAAGCTGCCATTCAAAGAGCTGCAGCTAATGTAGGCCTTGTACCCGATGAATTAGCGATTGTCTCCGGAATCGGCTGTTCTGGACGTATTTCCGGGTATATTAAATCATATGGCTTCCACGGCATTCATGGACGCTGCCTGCCTATCGCGCAGGGTGTTAAAATGGCTAATCGAGAACTGACCGTCATTGCATCAGGAGGGGACGGCGACGGATTTGCTATTGGTATGGGGCATACCATTCATTCAATTCGACGGAATATTGATATCACGTATATTGTGATGGATAATCAAATCTATGGGCTAACAAAGGGACAGACATCTCCACGTTCAGCAGCCGGCTTTAAAACAAAATCAACACCGAAAGGGTCAATCGAACAAGCCGTTTCTCCAATGGAATTAGCATTATCCGCAGGAGCAACTTTTGTTGCACAAAGTTTTTCTACTGATTTGAAAGATTTGACAGCTATTATTGAAGCGGGCATTCGGCATAAGGGTTTTTCCCTCATCAATGTATTCAGTCCGTGTGTAACCTATAATAAAATTAATACGTACGAGTGGTTTAAAGAAAACCTGACCAAACTGAGCACAATCGATCAGTATGATCCTTCCGATAAACAACAAGCGATGCAAACCATTATGGAACACGATGGTCTTGTCACGGGTATCATTTATCAAGATACAGATCGTCAATCCTATCAAGAATTAATTCCTGGATTTAAAGAGGAAGGATTGAGCAAAGCTGACCTCAATTTTAGTCAGGAAGCGTTTGATCAAATGGCAGGGGAATTTATGTAA